In Haliscomenobacter hydrossis DSM 1100, the DNA window TTTATTCAACCATTACCAGCTCACCCCAGCGCCACCGCCACCGGAAGAACCACCGCCCCAGCTGCCACCGCCGCCTGAAGAACCGCCTCCTCCTCCCGAAGAAGAACTACGGGTCAGCATCGGAATCGCGACCCGTTTGACTTCGTGGTAGTTGCAACTTTTGCACTCATTGGTCACTTCTTTGGTGCCCGTGGAGGAGTAAGTGGCAGAAACGATGGTTTGAGTATGGGAATTGTAATAGGTGATGTAACTGCATTTGGGACAGCGCCGGTATTGTAAATTGCTTTTGGAGTAGCGCAGAATGAGGATGTCGTCGGCGTCATTGTCGTTTGCCCACACATCGTAGTCGGCTACGCCGATTTCTTCTTCGGTGATCTGGCCTTTTTGCAAGTATGGATCTTCCTCATTGTCGGGAATGAGGCGCAGTTCTTGCCCGGTTTTTTTGCTGAAACGTTTTCCGTAGCGCAATTCTTTCATCTTGCGACCCACAAACCACCACACAAAAATATAAGGAATGGGAAACAAAATCAAAAAGCCCCACATCCGCGATTTGCGCAGGGAATTGTATTTGTCGTACGCATCTTCTTTGCTGCTGAGGCTTTTGTACACAAACATCAGCGACAACAGGTGAAAAATGGCGTTGAAGATAGAGTGCCCAAAGAGGATTTGTAACCAGCCGCCCTTGTCATTTGAACTATAAGTTTGATCTTCGATTTCGCTGACGTTGTCCGGGTTTTCCAGGATGTATTTGAACTTGTTTACGGCGGCGATCAACCCGGTCCCATATTCGCCTTTTTGAAAATGAGGCACCAGTTCTTGCATGCCCACCCGGTAACAAATGGCATCGGGCAACACGCTTTCGGTGCCCAGGCCCGTTTCAAACTCCGTACGCCGCTGGTCCATGACCGTCAGGATCAAGAGGCCATTGTCTTTCTCGGCCATACCAATGCCCCATTTTTGGAACAGCTTGGTGGCAAACTCTTTGGGGTTTTCTTCGCCGATGGAATACAGGACAACTACCGCTGCCTGGGCAGTGGTAGAATCTTCCATCGCGTTGATCAGCTGATTGAGCACCGCTTCGTCCGACGCAGAGAGGTAATCGTCGGGGTCACTGACGCTGCTGTTCCGGTTCTTGGGGTCGGGTACGGTATTGACGGTGTAGGACTTCCCCGTTTTTTGGCTGAAGAGCAAACTGGTCGAAAAGAGCAGAGCGAGGAGTATGAATGAGTGGCGCATGGATTTGCAGCGGTTTTTGAGGTGTTTTAGCGATGAATCTTAAAAACCGGACTAAAGATCGCGATTTCTTGCCAATTGTGTGGGCTTATTCGACACAGGGTAGGAATTGTCGAATGAATGTATAAAATCAAGGCATATGTTTAGCACTCCGCCTGCGGCGAAGTCTAGTAAGATAAAGTAGCCCGCAGATCAAGCAGATTTACGCAGATAATGTCCGTTTTTTTGAAAAAATCTGTGGAAATCTGCGCGATCTGCGGGAGAAAATTCATTGGATTCACTCCGACGAAGTCGGGGTGTTAAACATTTACAAGTAATGGAAATGAAAGAAGATTCCTAAGGATGAGCCGCTACCCAAACCTCCCCGTCTTCAAAAATCTCCTTTTTCCAAATGGGCACACTTTCCTTGAGCGTATCAATGGCGTATTGACAAGCTTCAAAGGCTGCTTTGCGGTGGGGGGTAGCCACGGCGATGATGACCGCAATTTCGCCAATGGCCAAACTGCCTACGCGGTGGTGAATGACCACGTGGTGCGCATGCCAGCGCTGCTCAACTTCGGCAGCAATCTTGCGCATCTCGGAAACCGCCATGGGTGCATAAGCTTCAAACTCCAGGCGAAGCACCTTGCGCCCTTTGGTTTCGTCACGCACCGTGCCGATGAATACCGTAGATCCACCTGAACCTGGATGCGCAGCGAGGTCGATGCATTCCTGGGGAGAGAGGGTGGTTGATTTGAGTTGGATGTCGAGCATGGATGTAGGGTTCGGGGGTTCGGGGGGTCCAGGGTTCGGGGGTTCAATCGGTCGCCGAGCGGAGTCGAGGTGCCCGATTGAACCCTCGAACCCCCTAGGTCCCGAAAACCCCCAAATGAATGATTCTTCCTCCTGTCTGGTTGATCGGATCTACACTTTTGCCAATCACGATGCCATTCTCGGGAGAAGTATATTCTTTGATGACATCGCCAAAAATGTCGCGCAAGGTCGCAATGGTTTCGCCGGCATACACCAGTTCTCCCACGTTGGGCGCAACGGTGAGAATGCCCCCCGAGTCGGAGTAAATCCAATACGAGTTTTTGCAGATGTAGGGGCGGGCTTCGGGCAATTCGATGGCGCCTTCGGTCATTTGCAACTGGCGCAAGAGGTTGTAGATGCCCGTCAATCCCGAACGGATAAAACCTTTGTGAAACGTATGCGGACTGCCTACCTCTAGCGTGATGGCATAAATACCCAGCGAGTCGGCAGCACCACGGAGCGAGCCATCTGAAGGCAAATTGTGTACAATCACCTGCGCGTTTTGCAGAATGGCCATTTCGCGACAAATGGGATCGTCCAAATCGGCGCGAATGTAATGGGCGTTGACCCGGCCAAAACTAGCAGTATGCAGGTCCAATAAATAGTCGAAATAACGGATGACCCGGTCTACCAAACGAAATGCATACACCTGGCTATTGCTGCCATCAGCCCGACCGGGCATGACCCGATTGAGGTCGGCACCATCAATAAAATTGCGCTCTTTGATGAGCAAAGAGGGAATATTGATGACTGGAATCCCTATCACCACACCGGCCAAATCGTCGAGTGAAATTTCCTGAAACAAACGTTGAATGAGCGGGATGCCATTGATCTCGTTGCCCCGAATGGCGGCAGTGATGCCGAGCACCGGCCCATCTTTACGGCCTCGCGCAACTATGACAGGCACATGTACGGGCATACCCATTCCATCGGAGATCAGGTGCAACCAAAAACGGCGTATCGTTCCTTTGGGAACCTTGCCCAAATCGAGGCGGCGGATCACTTCAATCGGTATGTCGGTACGGGTGAGTGGGTTCATAGCGCAATCTCTTCAATCAAGGATGGATCATTATTGATCGATTTGAACAATTTCATGCGAAAGCGTCCTTGACTATTGACCAGGGTTTCAGCCATTTTGTCAATTGCTACCGTAGAAAGTACCGTTTGAATGTATGCTTCAATGAGGTCGTCCAAACCTATGCCCAATTTATTAAAATCCCGGCGATCCATGAGCACCAAGCGATTGGTATCGCTGTCCCAGGTACCATCGGGGTTTCTGATCGAAAGATTGGTACCCAGCATGTCCCAGGAATCGCTGCCTTCTTCGATGCGGTCTTCCAGGGGCTTTCTGGCCCGGCGAGCGTACACGCAAAGCGGTAAAATACCTTCTTCGGTAGAGCTGACCATCATGCGCAGGTCCGCTACGTAAGTTTTGCCGTTGGCCGTGGGAATGGTGCCCACGTGATACAATTTGCCCGAAGAAGTGGTCGAGCTCCAATTGTAATTGCCGATGAGGCTTTGTACAATGAAGCGATCGTAAGTGAAGTCTTCAGCCATAAACCTGGCCAATTCCTCTTCCGAAACGATGGTAAAAACCCCCTGGCCAGCATTGCTGTAAGGAACTTTGACCACAGCTTGTCCGCCCATTTCGGCAACCCTCTTGGGGATATCTTCTTTACGCACATCCCAGATGGTTTGCGGAATGTTGATGCGCAAACCCTGCTCTTCCCATTCGCTGTTGAATTGTTCATAAGCTTTGGCTGCCATCATTTTATTCCGGCCTCCGGCCAAACAAGCCACCACAGGGTTGAAAATCCGGGTTTTGGTGTGCATGTGTAGCCGGTTCCAGGGGCGTTGGGTGACGTAGCGGAAGGCGGCCCTGATCAGGTGCCATTCGTCGTTTTCGTCCCGAACCTCCATTTGTGCATCTGCATTGTAGCGCACTGGAGGGTTGGGATCATCGTTAAAAAACGGTACGTAAAACACGTCCTCTTTCATTACGTCGGCAATGACTGCGGCGTAACCAGAGGCCTCCATCGGGTTTTTGTCGTATAAAACGGCCAATGCCCCTTGCAGTCCGCTGCGTTTTTTTTGTACAAAAGGTTTGAAGCTACGTTCGATCAGCAGGCGATACCCTCCCTGTTCTTTGTGATCATCGGTCAGGGGCATCGATTTTTGCCCGGACGGGCAGGAGTTGTTTTCAATGATGACCATCTGGCGGCGGGCACTAGCAGAGGTAACATTGAGTAAATCCGCACCAGCCCAGAGGAAGTGTTTACACTTGTAGTCAAGCAATTCAGCCAATGCTTCGGCTTTGACAATAGGGTGTAGGTGACAATAACGATTGATCATTCTTTCTCTACTCAGGTTGAGAAAAAAATTGACCATTGGGTGGATGGTTGCATTGAGCGCTTTGGGATACCAATGCCTGTACGCTTCGAATTCTCCTGGATGAATGCGCTTAGCCGATTTGGGCGGCAGTACTTCTGAGAGGATCATTGGTAAAGGATGTTGTAAGTAGTGGAAGTGTGTTAATCGACATAATTCAACGTAGAGATTTTGGATTTCAGCGACTTATTTTTTCGTGACAATGCAGCGCCTTGTCACGAAAAAATAAGGAAGATGAAATTCGAAAGATCAAGTTGAAGATGTTGATTAACACAGTTCTACTACTTCGGCGTTAACTGGGGGGAAAAGTACGGAGAATAATCAAAAAAACAAGGGTCATTTGGCGGGTAGAAAATTGCCAAATGACCCTTGTTTTTTTAATCTTCGTCGTCGTCAGTATAGGATAACCATTTTTTAGGGTTATTGTATTTGGGTTTTTCCTTGGAAGCACCCATGGCCTTCTTGTTTTTGTCCTTGACAAACTCGGTGTCATCGAACTGACGATTCACGTTCTTTTTTTTGTTCTTTTCTTTTTTCATGACTCTGCGAATTTACAGGGAAAGTGCACAGCGGATTTTCAGATTTTTTTCGCTTGCAACTTTTAACCAGCACAGATTTTGGTGAAACAATGTTAAGTCGCGTCCAAATGTCAATGAAAAGATAAAGGGTATTTTTATTTGTTGCAAGTGTTGGGTAGGAAAAAATTTTTGCAGGGTGGGTAAAAGTGCAGTTTGAGCCTGGATTTATTCTAGTTTTTCATCTACCCATTTGCTGATTTCCATAAAATTTGTGGCCAGAATTTTGCCATCGGGACCAATCAGGAAAATGGCAGGAAAGTCTTTTACCTGGAGTTGCCGGACGGGGGAACTGGCATTGTTGAACAGGTTGGAATCGTCAAAGGCTTGAGGCCAACTGCGGTTGTAGCGCTCAATGTAGGATCTAACCTTGTTGATGTCCTCGTCGTAAGCCACGCTGATCATGTCCACCTTTTTCAATCTGGAAATTTTATCGTATAAATCTTGCACTTCCGGCATTCTTTTGATGCTGGGCGGCGACCAGGTTCCCCAAAAATCAATCACCAGGTACTGGTCGTTTTTTAAACAATCGGACAAACGCCGGGAAGCCCCGGTTACATCAATAAACACCATGTCGCGTGCAAAAAAACCAGGCTCTTTTCCCCAGAGTTTAATTTGCTCCGGCAATTCAATAAGGCGCAAGGAATCGCCATACATGGACAGGCCTGCCAATATCACCGGGTGTCCATCAAGCAACAGGGTATCGCCCCGCAATAATCCTTGTGTAAGATTCATCGGGCGATATTTGGGGCTGATGTGTGTGCGAACCGTTGGCCCTAAGTAAGTAGATGCAGATGGGGCTTTATGAAAAACCCTTACTTTGTACTCCAGTCCTTTGAAGCTGAAAATCCCGTCCAAATATTCATCCTGGATGATGCGCAACTCCAACAGGCGCTCAATTTCATCTTTTACCCGGCGTAGGCGGATGATGCGGTAGGGATCAAAACGCAGCCAGGCGGTTCTTTTTTGGATCTGCTGTCCATCGAAGTGTTCGTAGTTCAGTTCTATTTCCGGAAGTTCAAAGCGGTGGTTTTCGTCCATCCTGAGGTTGAAACTGTTGTGTGTTGTATCAAACTCCAAAAGCACCTCGTCGGAAAAATCCCGGTTTTGGTTTTTATCAAAAATCACCACCTTTTTTCCAGCGGTGTTGAACCCGACCAGCACATGGATCGTATGTCGATAAGTCGTGTCGGCGATCATGGCGGTATCGCGATTGGACATGGGGATGGCCCGATAGGCTTGCTCGGAAAGCCTCCCCGCGCGGTAGTTTTCGTAGTCTTTTTGGGCCTGATTGAAACAGATTTCCTGCACGCGGTGCAAGTTCAAATCAACCGGGATGCCATTGAAAGGGTAGGGGTTTTGGGTAGTCCGCAGCATGATGGAAATTCCACCCAGCGCGGCTTCTCCTTTTTGAGGATTAAGGTAAACGGAAAAAGGCCGCCCCATGCTGGTTTGACTACTGGCCAAAACCGGCAGGAGCATGATTATGGAGAGCAGACTGAATTTCATCACATCCGTTTACATCCCAAGATGCAAAAAAATGGCGAATTGGTGGGTGGGAAAAATGATTTCAGGAGGAATTCATCCCTCACTTGTATCCAGCTACCCACTCATGCACTTACTCGCTGCGCATCGAGTTCACCGGATTGGCGGTTGCCGCCCGAATACTCTGCCAACCCACCGTTAACCCGGCAATCAGCACCACGCCCAAAATCGGCAATACAAAAAACCACCACCCTACCTGGATGCGGAAAACGTAGCTCTTCAACCATTGTTGCATCAATACATAAGCCAGTGGTAAGGCAACCACGCCAGCAATTAAGATGAGGCGAAAATACTCACTTGTCACCAGACTTACAATTTGTCCAATGTTGGCCCCCAACACCTTGCGGATGCTGATTTCTTTGGCGCGTTTGCTCAAAATAAAGGCCGATAAGCCTAACAAACCGAGGCAAGCTACCACAATCGCCAGCAAAGTAAAACACCAGAGGATGGCATTAAACTGCCGATCGACTTTGTATTGTTGATCGTAAAATTCGTCCAGGAAAACGTATTGAAAGGGGTTCCCCGGGAAGTAAGATTTCCAGGTACTTTCCACTTTGGCCAGGGTTTCTTGCATGTTGGGGGTATTTACTTTGAGCGAATAGTATTGCCAAAAATTGGAGGCAGCATAAAAAACAATTGGATCATAATCGTTGCGCAGGGATTCCTGATGGTAATCCTTCATTACACCCACCACGTTCAAATCACCATCGGAATAGGTGACCTTTTGTCCAATGGCCGCTTCGGGTGTTTCAAACCCGATGATGCGGGCAGCGGTTTCGTTCAGAATGATGTTTTGTTGAGCTGCGTCAGAAGCAAAGTTTTCCCGAAACTGCCGGCCAGCGATGATTTTTAGGCCATAGTTGTCCAGAAAGTTTTCATCTACACCCAAAGTCCGACAACGTTTTTCATTGCGCGTATTTTTCCGCCAAAAGGTAGTGGAATTGCCCACTTCTTTGCCAGGTATATCCGTGGAGGCACTGGTATTGAGGATGTCCGGATATCGCTCCAATTCCTGCAAGTAAGATTTTACCTTCAGCAAACCCAGGCTGTCGCGGGGCATGGTTTCTTGTATCACCAGGGTTTGATCAATGTTGACCCCCAAATCCAGGTTGCGCATGTACTGCATTTGTTGGTACAAACCCAGGATGACTGCAACCAAAATAATGGCCGCCGAAAACTGCCCGACCACCAAAATTTTGCGCAAAAGATTGTTCCCAATTTTGCCCGTTTCGGTCAATGCTACACTTTTTAGGGTTTGAATGGGCCGGAAACCAGACATTACAAAGGCGGGATAAAAACCTGCCAGCAGAGAACCTGCGATAAAAATGCCCGCCAATGTCGCCCAAAACGTCCAGTTTTGTAAACTAAGCCCCGGGATTTTTTTGCCCACCAAGTCACTGAAATACGGCAAGGACAATTGAAAGATCAGCAGCCCCAGCACAATGGCAATCAGATTGACCAGCAGCGCTTCCACCAAAAACTGCCGGATCAATTGTTGTCGGATAGCCCCCACGACCTTGCGAATGCCAATTTCCTTGGAGCGATCCAAAGCCCGGGCGGTAGCGAGGTTGATGTAATTGATCCAGGCAATCACCAAAATCAAGAAACCCGCAATGGCCAAAAAGCCCAGGTATTTGAAGTTGCCATTGCCCTGCAATTCGTAGTCGTAGTGGGATTTGAGATGAATGTCTTTCAGGGGTTGCAACAAGAACTGCATGGTGTAACTGGTAGCCTTCATATCTTCACCCTTGTAACGTTCGGCGAAGGAGGGCATTTTGGTGCGTAAAGTATTGACGTCGGCCCCAGGTTTCAGCAGGACATAGGTGTAATAATCCGACCAGCCCCAATTGTCGCGGATGCGACCACCGTCTGCTTCCACCAATTGAATGTATTTGTCAAAATTGAACAGGATCCCAAAGCGGATATGGGAGTTTTCAGGCAAGTCTTTCAAGACGGCTTTGACCACAAAATCTTCATCACGATAACGAATGGTTCGGCCAAGGGCTTCCCCGCCACCAAAGTATTTTTGCGCGAGGGTCTCGGTTAGTACCACGTCGTTGAGTTCCTTGAGCGCAGTGCCTGCATTACCTTTCGCAAAGGGGAAGGAAAAAACCTCGAACACGGAACGATCCACAAAAAAGAGCAATCCGGGTTCCAAATACACCTGCTCCCCAATTTGAAGAGGCCCACCTTGGCCTCGCCAGCGCACTGCATTTTCTACCTCCGGAAAATCCTTCATCATGGACGTAGCCACGGGTGGATAGGTAAAAGCAAAGGTTTGGGTGGCGCCGCCCTTTTCGGTGATCTCCATCGGTACCCGGTAAATGCGCTCAGCATTCACATGGAAAGTATCATAACTCCGCTCAAAATTCAGGTAATTGAGGATCACCAAAGACGCCGCCATCCCCAAGGACAAACCCATGATGTTCACGATGGAAAATGCGCGCTGTTTGCGCAGGTTGCGCAGGGCGATTTTGAAATAATTCTTCCACATGGCATAACGATTTTAGTGGTGATTATAAAAAAAGTCCGCAGCAGATCACTCGTTGCGCAAAGACTTCACCGGATTGTTAAAGGCGGCTCGCAGCGCCTGAAAACTGACCGTCAGGAGTGCAATCCCTAGTGCAGCAAGTCCGGCCAAGGCAAAGACCCACCAGTGCAACTGGATGCGGTAAGCAAAGTTTTCCAACCAACGGATCATGGCATACCAGGCGATGGGACTGGCGATGACAAAGGCCAAAAGGGTAAGTCCCAGGAAGTTTTTATTGAGCAGGAATAAAATGTCCAATGCCGAAGCCCCGATGATTTTGCGGATGCCAATTTCTTTTCTGCGCCGCTCGATGATGAACAGGACCAGGCCGTACAAGCCCAAACAGGCAATGAACAAAGCCAAACCTGTAAAGAGATTCAACACCCGACTCAATTGGGTTTCTGCCTGGAAATGCTGATCCAATTTTTGATCCAGAAAATTGTAGGTGATGGGTACATTGGGTTCAAAAGCTTTCCATTGTTGCTCCACAAAAGCAACAGATTTTTCCAAATCACCCCCGCTAATGCGAATGGCAACGTAGTCTTTAAACACAAAATCACTGAGCAATTGTAAAGCCAATGGTTTGATGGTATGGTGCAGCGATTCAAAGTTGAAGTCTTTGATGACCCCGATGACTTGTAATTTCTGCTCGTCATTGGCACCCGCATTTTTGATCAAATATTTGCCAATGGGGTCCTGTAGACCCAGTGCCCGAACGGCGGATTCATTTAAAACAAGTCCAAATGTATCAGAAGCGATGGTTTTGGAAAAATTGCGCCCGGCCACGAGTTCCATGCCCATGGTGGGCAGGTAGGCATCATCAATTTGGTACCAATTGATGCCCTTTCCTTTGTCACTATTGCCTTCGGTAGAAAAATCCCGGGTTTGGTACGTTTGTAATCCTGGAACTCCGGTTGAAAATGAAGCCTGCACGATCGCGCTGTTTTGCCGGAGAGCCGCTTTAAATGCTTCACGCGCTTCTTCGATCTCGCGGTCATTTTGAATGACCAGTACGTTTTCTTTGTCAAAACCCAGTTGCCGGTTTTTGAAATAGCTAACCTGTTGGTTCACGAT includes these proteins:
- a CDS encoding TPM domain-containing protein, translated to MRHSFILLALLFSTSLLFSQKTGKSYTVNTVPDPKNRNSSVSDPDDYLSASDEAVLNQLINAMEDSTTAQAAVVVLYSIGEENPKEFATKLFQKWGIGMAEKDNGLLILTVMDQRRTEFETGLGTESVLPDAICYRVGMQELVPHFQKGEYGTGLIAAVNKFKYILENPDNVSEIEDQTYSSNDKGGWLQILFGHSIFNAIFHLLSLMFVYKSLSSKEDAYDKYNSLRKSRMWGFLILFPIPYIFVWWFVGRKMKELRYGKRFSKKTGQELRLIPDNEEDPYLQKGQITEEEIGVADYDVWANDNDADDILILRYSKSNLQYRRCPKCSYITYYNSHTQTIVSATYSSTGTKEVTNECKSCNYHEVKRVAIPMLTRSSSSGGGGGSSGGGGSWGGGSSGGGGAGVSW
- a CDS encoding molybdenum cofactor biosynthesis protein MoaE, whose amino-acid sequence is MLDIQLKSTTLSPQECIDLAAHPGSGGSTVFIGTVRDETKGRKVLRLEFEAYAPMAVSEMRKIAAEVEQRWHAHHVVIHHRVGSLAIGEIAVIIAVATPHRKAAFEACQYAIDTLKESVPIWKKEIFEDGEVWVAAHP
- a CDS encoding succinylglutamate desuccinylase/aspartoacylase family protein, with the translated sequence MNPLTRTDIPIEVIRRLDLGKVPKGTIRRFWLHLISDGMGMPVHVPVIVARGRKDGPVLGITAAIRGNEINGIPLIQRLFQEISLDDLAGVVIGIPVINIPSLLIKERNFIDGADLNRVMPGRADGSNSQVYAFRLVDRVIRYFDYLLDLHTASFGRVNAHYIRADLDDPICREMAILQNAQVIVHNLPSDGSLRGAADSLGIYAITLEVGSPHTFHKGFIRSGLTGIYNLLRQLQMTEGAIELPEARPYICKNSYWIYSDSGGILTVAPNVGELVYAGETIATLRDIFGDVIKEYTSPENGIVIGKSVDPINQTGGRIIHLGVFGT
- a CDS encoding TlpA family protein disulfide reductase — translated: MKFSLLSIIMLLPVLASSQTSMGRPFSVYLNPQKGEAALGGISIMLRTTQNPYPFNGIPVDLNLHRVQEICFNQAQKDYENYRAGRLSEQAYRAIPMSNRDTAMIADTTYRHTIHVLVGFNTAGKKVVIFDKNQNRDFSDEVLLEFDTTHNSFNLRMDENHRFELPEIELNYEHFDGQQIQKRTAWLRFDPYRIIRLRRVKDEIERLLELRIIQDEYLDGIFSFKGLEYKVRVFHKAPSASTYLGPTVRTHISPKYRPMNLTQGLLRGDTLLLDGHPVILAGLSMYGDSLRLIELPEQIKLWGKEPGFFARDMVFIDVTGASRRLSDCLKNDQYLVIDFWGTWSPPSIKRMPEVQDLYDKISRLKKVDMISVAYDEDINKVRSYIERYNRSWPQAFDDSNLFNNASSPVRQLQVKDFPAIFLIGPDGKILATNFMEISKWVDEKLE
- a CDS encoding ABC transporter permease encodes the protein MWKNYFKIALRNLRKQRAFSIVNIMGLSLGMAASLVILNYLNFERSYDTFHVNAERIYRVPMEITEKGGATQTFAFTYPPVATSMMKDFPEVENAVRWRGQGGPLQIGEQVYLEPGLLFFVDRSVFEVFSFPFAKGNAGTALKELNDVVLTETLAQKYFGGGEALGRTIRYRDEDFVVKAVLKDLPENSHIRFGILFNFDKYIQLVEADGGRIRDNWGWSDYYTYVLLKPGADVNTLRTKMPSFAERYKGEDMKATSYTMQFLLQPLKDIHLKSHYDYELQGNGNFKYLGFLAIAGFLILVIAWINYINLATARALDRSKEIGIRKVVGAIRQQLIRQFLVEALLVNLIAIVLGLLIFQLSLPYFSDLVGKKIPGLSLQNWTFWATLAGIFIAGSLLAGFYPAFVMSGFRPIQTLKSVALTETGKIGNNLLRKILVVGQFSAAIILVAVILGLYQQMQYMRNLDLGVNIDQTLVIQETMPRDSLGLLKVKSYLQELERYPDILNTSASTDIPGKEVGNSTTFWRKNTRNEKRCRTLGVDENFLDNYGLKIIAGRQFRENFASDAAQQNIILNETAARIIGFETPEAAIGQKVTYSDGDLNVVGVMKDYHQESLRNDYDPIVFYAASNFWQYYSLKVNTPNMQETLAKVESTWKSYFPGNPFQYVFLDEFYDQQYKVDRQFNAILWCFTLLAIVVACLGLLGLSAFILSKRAKEISIRKVLGANIGQIVSLVTSEYFRLILIAGVVALPLAYVLMQQWLKSYVFRIQVGWWFFVLPILGVVLIAGLTVGWQSIRAATANPVNSMRSE